One region of Triticum aestivum cultivar Chinese Spring chromosome 6B, IWGSC CS RefSeq v2.1, whole genome shotgun sequence genomic DNA includes:
- the LOC123134979 gene encoding uncharacterized protein: MSKELGVQIEASRLGHLAITDEEGCTYISGGAVRCKSVDAPLEASGWEEFRGWIDIEGIPPVKILKFPVVFEELWGWDRLLPYDLVLEDPSDLPMYESYLEQFYNLNSGAASDHYNSKAAADAALKCLEKEKDLCSEWKIKRAKAISFDESWSNCVQKCMSDIVDDAGSESRRPFATYAAAVCSYL; encoded by the exons ATGTCGAAGGAGCTTGGGGTCCAAATCGAGGCCAGCCGTTTGGGCCACCTTGCCATCACAGACGAGGAAGGTTGCACCTACATCTCCGGCGGCGCCGTCCGCTGCAAGAGTGTCGATGCCCCTTTGGAAGCATCCGGATGGGAGGAATTTCGTGGCTGGATTGATATAGAGGGGATTCCGCCGGTTAAAATTCTCAAATTCCCTG TTGTGTTCGAGGAACTGTGGGGATGGGACAGGCTACTTCCTTATGATTTGGTTTTAGAGGATCCATCTGACTTGCCCATGTACGAGTCCTACCTGGAGCAGTTTTACAACTTGAATAGTGGTGCTGCTTCTGATCATTATAACAGCAAAGCAGCTGCCGACGCTGCCTTGAAG TGTTTAGAGAAGGAGAAAGACCTGTGCTCTGAGTGGAAGATTAAGAGGGCCAAAGCCATATCTTTTGATGAGTCTTGGAGCAATTGCGTCCAGAAATGCATGTCTGACATTGTGGACGATGCAGGAAGTGAATCAAGACGCCCTTTTGCCACCTATGCTGCTGCTGTATGTAGCTATCTCTAA